The following proteins come from a genomic window of Alicyclobacillus dauci:
- the rnr gene encoding ribonuclease R — protein MLRDKILEYMESDIYKPLTAQELSQVFEQESAAEFRDLVKLLNELEDSGFVVRTKNNRYGLPEQMNLVSGKLQMKARGFGFVIPEKTGETDVYIPATEMNGAMSGDKVLARVVESGGKAGPHREGVIVRVVERANERIVGKITIYANHAFVQPIDKRFQQDIFIPKEAVEGAHDGYIVVVELTSFPSATHGPVGKIVEVLGHPDEPGVDILSVIRKYGLPESFPEKVLQAAEAISIEIDPDEMEKRRDLRDEVIVTIDSESAKDLDDAVHVKQLENGNYLLGVHIADVGYYVKEGGVLDQEAFRRGTSVYLVDRVIPMLPPRLSNNICSLNPQVDRLTLSCEMEIDSEGNVVNHDVFPSVIKTTERMTYNNVRKIVADKDEEVMARYEALVPMFQRMEELALILRAKRMRRGAVDFDFDEIYVQVNDLGEPVDIIPRQRSIAERIIEEFMLAANETVAEHFYWLGVPFVYRVHDEPDSDKMIDLNAFLHNFGHHLKGVGGSKIHPRALQEVLSAVEGTREARMISTVMLRSMQQAKYKPESTGHFGLAAEYYTHFTSPIRRYPDLTIHRIMREVLSGPLSPEREAKLRDFVEEASRQSSERERLAQDAEREVDQLKMVEYMQAHIGEEFDGIISSVTQFGIFIQLDNGVEGLIHISALNDDYYVFNDKQMALIGERNRRVFRMGDPVRIEVMRASKEDLQIDFALVEHYREGTYVGGHGSEAIVYDEDLSPKERRRSEERRESLSSAPPKGKAHSGGHDGRSRRDRTAGRTIEGGYSRDGRARSAELPVDMPYDEWDEEFPDPRELREQAQAERAAREGGRERGSRGRDGASGRNRDRDGTGEHRPSRERDSRRTTGGYRTWPSRDDSRRTGTGRAGGRGGDRDRGRARTGEYGGRGRDDTGRYRTGDSVRGSRRDDQGSERRSRSDWSNDGEQFGSNGHRRSEGAYGSGGPREDGRRDDARRGGGRREFGRREGGREGGREGGRDKRDGFGGNFTSGDGGKPRKRHKGGVKFGAKAAARKAGGRGGAGSRRKGR, from the coding sequence ATGTTGCGGGATAAAATCTTGGAATACATGGAAAGCGACATTTATAAACCGTTGACGGCACAAGAGTTGAGCCAGGTTTTTGAACAGGAGTCTGCGGCTGAATTTCGCGATCTCGTCAAGCTCCTCAACGAACTCGAAGACAGCGGGTTCGTCGTGCGCACGAAAAACAACCGTTACGGTCTCCCAGAGCAGATGAACCTCGTCAGCGGGAAGCTGCAAATGAAGGCCCGCGGCTTCGGCTTCGTCATCCCCGAGAAGACGGGAGAGACAGACGTCTACATCCCCGCAACGGAAATGAACGGTGCCATGAGCGGTGACAAAGTTCTGGCACGTGTCGTCGAGAGCGGGGGTAAGGCTGGCCCGCACCGTGAGGGAGTCATCGTGCGTGTCGTTGAACGGGCAAACGAGCGCATCGTCGGTAAAATCACCATTTATGCCAACCACGCCTTTGTTCAACCAATCGATAAACGCTTCCAACAAGACATATTTATCCCCAAGGAAGCCGTCGAAGGCGCCCACGACGGATACATTGTTGTAGTAGAGCTCACCTCGTTCCCATCTGCCACCCACGGCCCCGTGGGAAAGATTGTGGAAGTCCTCGGCCATCCGGACGAACCAGGCGTCGACATCCTGTCTGTCATTCGCAAGTACGGCCTGCCGGAAAGCTTCCCGGAAAAGGTATTGCAGGCGGCTGAGGCGATTTCTATCGAGATCGATCCGGATGAAATGGAGAAGCGCCGCGATCTTCGCGACGAAGTCATCGTGACCATCGACAGCGAAAGTGCGAAGGACTTGGACGACGCCGTTCACGTCAAGCAGTTGGAGAACGGCAACTATCTCCTTGGCGTCCACATCGCGGACGTGGGCTATTACGTCAAGGAAGGTGGCGTGCTGGACCAAGAGGCGTTTCGTCGCGGGACGAGCGTCTACCTGGTCGATCGCGTCATTCCCATGCTCCCACCGCGCCTGTCGAACAACATTTGCTCCCTCAACCCGCAGGTGGACAGGCTGACGCTGTCCTGCGAGATGGAGATCGACAGCGAAGGCAACGTAGTCAATCACGACGTTTTTCCCAGCGTCATCAAAACGACGGAGCGCATGACCTACAACAACGTCCGGAAAATTGTGGCCGACAAAGACGAAGAAGTAATGGCCCGTTACGAGGCACTCGTGCCCATGTTCCAGCGGATGGAAGAACTTGCGCTCATTCTTCGAGCCAAACGCATGCGCCGCGGTGCAGTCGACTTTGACTTCGATGAGATATACGTCCAGGTCAACGATCTCGGCGAACCCGTCGACATCATCCCTCGCCAGCGCTCCATCGCAGAACGGATCATCGAGGAGTTCATGCTCGCCGCCAACGAAACTGTCGCCGAGCACTTCTACTGGCTGGGCGTCCCATTCGTCTATCGCGTGCACGACGAGCCGGACTCCGACAAAATGATCGATCTCAACGCTTTTCTCCACAACTTCGGGCACCACCTGAAAGGCGTCGGCGGCAGCAAAATCCATCCGCGTGCCCTTCAGGAAGTGCTTAGTGCAGTGGAGGGAACACGCGAAGCCCGCATGATCTCAACCGTCATGCTCCGGTCAATGCAGCAGGCGAAGTACAAGCCGGAATCCACCGGTCACTTCGGCTTGGCCGCCGAGTACTATACACACTTCACGTCGCCCATCAGGCGTTACCCTGACTTGACCATTCACCGCATCATGCGTGAGGTGTTGTCCGGGCCGCTGTCCCCCGAGCGTGAGGCGAAACTCCGCGACTTCGTCGAGGAAGCCAGCCGTCAGTCCAGCGAACGTGAACGCTTAGCCCAAGACGCGGAACGCGAAGTCGATCAACTGAAGATGGTCGAGTACATGCAAGCCCACATCGGCGAAGAATTCGACGGCATCATCTCCAGCGTTACACAGTTCGGCATCTTCATCCAACTGGACAACGGTGTGGAGGGTCTCATCCACATCAGCGCCTTGAATGACGATTATTATGTCTTCAACGACAAGCAAATGGCGCTCATCGGCGAACGCAATCGCCGCGTCTTCCGTATGGGCGATCCCGTCCGCATCGAAGTCATGCGCGCCAGCAAAGAAGACTTACAAATCGACTTCGCCCTCGTCGAGCACTATCGTGAGGGGACATATGTCGGCGGCCATGGTTCCGAAGCCATTGTCTACGACGAGGACCTATCACCTAAAGAGCGCCGCCGCAGCGAAGAGCGACGCGAGTCTCTCTCCAGTGCTCCGCCGAAAGGTAAGGCTCACAGTGGCGGCCACGATGGACGATCCCGCCGGGATCGCACAGCCGGCCGCACCATCGAAGGCGGATATAGCCGCGACGGCCGAGCGCGCAGTGCGGAGTTGCCCGTGGACATGCCGTACGATGAGTGGGACGAGGAATTCCCAGACCCGCGCGAGCTGCGTGAACAAGCGCAAGCGGAACGGGCAGCCCGTGAAGGCGGTCGTGAGCGCGGCAGCCGTGGGCGTGATGGGGCTTCGGGCCGCAATCGTGATCGTGATGGTACCGGGGAACACAGGCCTTCTCGGGAGCGTGATTCACGCAGGACGACTGGTGGCTATCGCACATGGCCGAGCCGTGATGACAGCAGGCGAACCGGTACTGGCAGAGCTGGCGGTCGCGGCGGGGACCGTGACAGGGGCCGCGCGCGTACGGGCGAATATGGCGGCCGTGGGCGTGATGATACCGGGCGCTACCGTACAGGCGATTCTGTGCGCGGCAGTCGTCGCGATGACCAAGGGAGTGAGCGCCGGAGCCGATCAGACTGGTCGAATGACGGTGAGCAGTTTGGCAGCAATGGTCATCGCCGAAGTGAGGGTGCCTATGGGAGCGGCGGACCACGTGAGGACGGTCGACGCGACGATGCCCGCCGGGGTGGCGGTCGCCGTGAGTTTGGACGTCGTGAAGGCGGTCGTGAAGGTGGTCGTGAAGGTGGTCGTGACAAGCGAGACGGCTTCGGCGGAAACTTTACGTCAGGCGACGGTGGCAAGCCTCGCAAGCGACACAAAGGCGGCGTGAAATTCGGTGCGAAAGCCGCGGCACGGAAAGCAGGCGGTCGCGGTGGCG
- the secG gene encoding preprotein translocase subunit SecG — protein MVLAAKIVLVVLCALLVLVILLQSGRSAGLSGVIAGGSNQISNRRSKGMDSFLGKVTVVIAILFFLISMAIAVLYHYHKM, from the coding sequence ATGGTTTTAGCAGCCAAGATCGTGTTAGTCGTCTTGTGCGCTCTGCTCGTCCTGGTCATCTTGCTCCAGTCCGGTCGCAGTGCTGGTCTATCTGGCGTCATTGCCGGAGGTTCAAACCAAATTTCCAACCGCCGTTCAAAGGGAATGGATTCATTCCTCGGAAAGGTTACGGTGGTTATCGCCATCCTGTTCTTCTTGATTTCAATGGCGATTGCTGTACTCTACCATTATCACAAGATGTGA
- the eno gene encoding phosphopyruvate hydratase produces MSEIFDVQAREVLDSRGNPTVEVEVELESGAFGRAIVPSGASTGAHEAVELRDGDKSRYLGKGVLEAVKNVNEIITPELIGEEALDQVAIDQLLIALDGTPNKGKLGANAILAVSIAVAKAAAQELGLPLYRYLGGFYARTLPTPMMNILNGGKHADNTVDIQEFMVVPHGASTFREALRMGAEIFHNLKSVLSSKGLATTVGDEGGFAPNLKTNEEAIQIIVEAIEKAGYKPGQDASIALDVASTELYKDGKYHFEGEGVTRTTDELISYYEKLIGQYPIISIEDGLSEDDWEGWAKLTKALGDKVQLVGDDLFVTNVERLQQGIEKNVANSILVKVNQIGSLTETFASIELAKKASYTSIISHRSGETEDTTIADIAVATNAGQIKTGAPSRTDRVAKYNQLLRIEEELGGAALFAGKSAFVHK; encoded by the coding sequence ATGTCAGAGATTTTTGACGTACAAGCGCGCGAGGTACTCGATTCCCGCGGCAATCCGACAGTTGAAGTAGAAGTAGAACTCGAGAGCGGTGCTTTTGGCCGGGCCATCGTTCCGTCCGGTGCATCCACGGGTGCGCACGAAGCCGTTGAGCTTCGCGACGGTGACAAGTCTCGTTACCTTGGAAAAGGCGTTCTCGAAGCAGTGAAGAACGTCAACGAAATCATCACGCCGGAACTCATTGGTGAAGAAGCACTCGATCAAGTAGCCATCGACCAACTCCTCATCGCTCTGGACGGCACGCCGAACAAGGGCAAGCTCGGTGCGAACGCAATTCTTGCTGTGTCTATCGCGGTTGCGAAAGCAGCAGCACAAGAGCTTGGCCTTCCATTGTACCGTTACCTCGGCGGTTTCTACGCACGCACCTTGCCAACGCCGATGATGAACATCTTGAATGGCGGCAAGCACGCGGACAACACAGTGGATATCCAAGAATTCATGGTCGTTCCGCACGGTGCGTCAACATTCCGTGAAGCGCTTCGCATGGGCGCAGAAATTTTCCACAACTTGAAGAGCGTGCTCAGCAGCAAAGGTCTCGCGACGACCGTTGGTGACGAAGGCGGCTTCGCGCCGAACCTGAAGACGAACGAAGAAGCTATCCAAATTATCGTGGAAGCCATCGAAAAGGCCGGCTATAAGCCTGGGCAGGATGCTTCCATCGCGTTGGATGTCGCTTCTACCGAGCTGTATAAGGATGGCAAGTACCACTTTGAGGGCGAGGGCGTAACCCGTACGACTGATGAGCTCATCAGCTACTACGAAAAACTGATTGGCCAGTATCCCATCATCTCCATCGAAGACGGCCTCTCCGAAGATGATTGGGAAGGTTGGGCGAAGTTGACGAAGGCACTGGGCGATAAAGTGCAACTCGTCGGCGATGATTTGTTCGTCACCAACGTCGAACGTCTCCAGCAGGGCATCGAGAAGAATGTTGCGAACTCCATTCTCGTTAAGGTAAACCAAATCGGATCGCTGACCGAGACGTTCGCGTCCATCGAGCTCGCGAAGAAGGCAAGTTACACATCCATCATTTCGCACCGCTCCGGTGAAACCGAGGATACCACCATCGCTGACATCGCGGTCGCAACCAATGCGGGCCAAATCAAGACGGGGGCGCCGAGCCGGACGGATCGCGTTGCCAAGTACAACCAATTGCTCCGCATTGAAGAGGAGCTTGGTGGTGCAGCTCTGTTCGCGGGAAAATCTGCGTTTGTCCACAAGTGA
- the gpmI gene encoding 2,3-bisphosphoglycerate-independent phosphoglycerate mutase: protein MSDFTRKSRPSGSGPVALIILDGFGLNKDTEGNAVALANTPTFDKLWATYPHTQLQASGEAVGLPEGQFGNSEVGHSNIGAGRVLYQDLTKINKAIREGDLFQNDVLKRAMNAASRNHKTLHLCGLVSDGGVHSHIDHLLALLRMAAGLNIPKVVVHAFLDGRDTSPKTGAGFVEQVEALMDDLGTGIIGSVIGRYYAMDRDKRWERVSKAYNLMVHGEGEAATDLVAAIRESYDKDVTDEFVLPIVHVDDKGDPVGKIEDGDSLIFFNFRPDRAIQLSQAFTNDDFAGFDRGTNPPHVHFVSMTKYSDSVGGEIAYPPDSPTNTYGEVVSNAGLRQLRIAETEKFPHVTFFFSGGREQEFPGEERILISSPKVATYDLQPEMSAYEVAENAAKRLRSGEIDTMILNFANPDMVGHTGVLEAAIKACEAVDTCLDTVLTALFEVGGVALVTADHGNADVMYVPETHEVCTTHTTNPVPLIITKEGLELRKDGVLADLAPTMLDLLGVKQPAEMTGKTLIV, encoded by the coding sequence ATGAGTGACTTCACACGCAAGTCTCGACCGAGCGGTTCGGGACCGGTGGCACTCATTATTTTGGATGGATTCGGTCTCAACAAGGATACCGAGGGCAACGCAGTTGCGCTGGCCAACACGCCGACGTTCGACAAGTTGTGGGCGACCTACCCGCACACACAGCTGCAGGCGAGCGGTGAAGCCGTCGGCTTGCCCGAGGGACAGTTTGGGAACTCCGAAGTCGGTCACTCGAATATTGGTGCAGGACGCGTTCTCTATCAAGATTTGACCAAAATCAACAAGGCCATTCGCGAAGGTGACTTATTTCAAAACGACGTTTTGAAGCGGGCCATGAACGCAGCAAGCCGCAATCACAAGACACTTCACCTATGCGGCTTGGTTTCAGATGGGGGCGTTCACAGCCACATCGATCACCTCCTAGCCCTCCTCCGCATGGCCGCCGGGCTGAACATACCAAAGGTGGTCGTCCACGCGTTCCTTGACGGCCGCGACACATCGCCGAAAACGGGGGCCGGATTCGTCGAGCAGGTCGAGGCGCTCATGGACGATCTCGGCACCGGCATCATCGGAAGCGTCATCGGTCGCTATTATGCGATGGATCGCGACAAACGCTGGGAACGCGTGAGCAAGGCCTACAACCTCATGGTCCACGGCGAAGGGGAGGCAGCGACAGACCTGGTTGCGGCCATTCGCGAGAGCTACGACAAGGATGTCACGGACGAATTCGTCTTGCCCATTGTTCACGTGGACGACAAAGGTGATCCGGTCGGCAAGATCGAGGACGGCGATTCGCTCATCTTCTTCAACTTCCGCCCAGACCGCGCCATCCAGTTGTCTCAGGCGTTCACAAACGATGACTTCGCGGGCTTTGACAGGGGCACCAATCCACCACACGTGCATTTCGTCTCCATGACGAAATACAGTGACTCGGTGGGCGGCGAGATCGCCTATCCGCCTGACAGCCCGACCAACACGTACGGTGAAGTCGTGTCGAACGCAGGGCTTCGTCAGTTGCGTATCGCCGAGACGGAAAAGTTCCCGCACGTCACGTTCTTCTTCTCGGGCGGCCGCGAGCAGGAATTCCCCGGCGAGGAGCGCATCCTCATCAGCTCGCCGAAAGTCGCGACCTACGACTTGCAGCCGGAGATGAGCGCGTACGAGGTTGCGGAAAATGCGGCAAAACGGTTGCGATCCGGCGAGATCGACACCATGATCCTCAACTTCGCCAACCCCGACATGGTCGGGCACACGGGCGTCCTCGAGGCGGCCATCAAAGCCTGCGAGGCGGTTGACACCTGCCTCGACACGGTGCTGACGGCCTTGTTCGAAGTGGGTGGTGTCGCTCTGGTCACAGCCGATCACGGCAACGCCGACGTCATGTACGTACCGGAAACACACGAAGTGTGCACGACGCACACGACCAATCCGGTGCCACTCATCATCACCAAGGAAGGCCTCGAGCTTCGCAAAGACGGCGTGCTCGCTGACCTCGCACCGACGATGCTCGACTTGCTCGGCGTCAAGCAGCCTGCAGAGATGACCGGCAAGACATTGATTGTGTGA
- the tpiA gene encoding triose-phosphate isomerase yields MARTPLLMGNWKMYKTVGESRSFAESLAKQSAALGASVEYAVCAPFTTLHVLRVMLPSQVKIGAQNVYPEKEGAFTGEIAPPMLVEFGTQYVLAGHSERRTLFGETDDLIGRKVRAIVDHGMRAVLCVGENLTEKESGQTNAVVAGQVIAGLASLSASQVAESVVAYEPVWAIGSGKTATPEDAQSVASEIRKLISEKYDASAAEKVRILYGGSVKPNNIASFLSQPDIDGALVGGASLDATSFADMAKAVGGAQA; encoded by the coding sequence ATGGCAAGAACACCGCTTTTGATGGGTAACTGGAAGATGTATAAGACGGTTGGGGAATCCAGGTCATTTGCCGAATCGCTAGCAAAACAGTCCGCCGCTCTAGGAGCCAGCGTCGAATATGCTGTGTGTGCACCGTTCACGACACTGCATGTGCTGCGCGTCATGTTGCCGTCGCAGGTGAAAATCGGTGCGCAGAACGTGTATCCGGAGAAAGAAGGGGCATTCACGGGCGAGATCGCGCCGCCTATGCTTGTCGAATTCGGGACACAATATGTCCTAGCTGGACATTCTGAGCGCCGCACGCTGTTTGGCGAGACAGATGACCTCATTGGACGCAAGGTTCGCGCCATTGTTGACCATGGAATGCGGGCTGTTTTGTGCGTCGGTGAGAACCTGACGGAAAAGGAAAGTGGGCAGACGAACGCTGTTGTGGCGGGCCAAGTCATCGCGGGTCTAGCATCTCTTAGCGCGTCACAAGTGGCAGAATCTGTCGTCGCGTATGAGCCTGTTTGGGCTATCGGGTCTGGCAAAACAGCGACACCGGAAGACGCACAATCCGTAGCAAGCGAAATCCGCAAATTGATTTCTGAGAAATACGATGCAAGTGCGGCCGAAAAAGTACGCATCCTGTATGGCGGAAGCGTGAAGCCGAACAACATTGCTTCGTTCCTTTCGCAACCAGATATTGATGGGGCACTCGTTGGTGGTGCTAGTTTGGACGCCACATCGTTTGCCGATATGGCAAAAGCCGTTGGAGGTGCACAGGCATGA
- a CDS encoding phosphoglycerate kinase yields the protein MAKKTIEDVAWRGKRALVRVDFNVPMNDAGEITDDTRIRAALPTITYLTDHGARVVLMSHLGRPKGERNEKYSLRPVAEHLQGLLKDTHVFFVDDCIGDAVKAAVADLTDGNVLLLENVRFYAGEEKNNPDLAKAFAELGDVFVGDAFGTAHRAHASTAGVAEYLPSVAGFLMQKEVGVMGEALANPARPFVAIIGGAKVSDKISVIENLLPKVDALLIGGGMANTFLAVQGYDMAKSLVEADAKETAEKLLQLAKQHNSRLLLPTDVVAAKAFAADAEHAVRKASELEADEMALDIGPATIQTFESEILGAKTVLWNGPMGVFEMPAFAKGTFAIADAMAKVNATTIVGGGDSVAAVEQAGVADKMSHVSTGGGASLEFLEGKTLPGVAALEDK from the coding sequence GTGGCTAAAAAGACGATCGAAGACGTCGCATGGCGTGGAAAACGGGCGCTCGTGCGAGTGGACTTCAATGTTCCCATGAACGATGCGGGAGAGATAACAGACGACACTCGTATACGCGCAGCATTACCGACTATTACATATTTAACGGATCACGGTGCGCGTGTCGTGTTGATGAGCCACCTTGGACGGCCAAAAGGCGAGCGGAATGAAAAATACTCATTGCGCCCCGTGGCGGAGCATTTACAAGGTTTGCTCAAGGACACGCACGTGTTTTTTGTTGACGACTGCATCGGTGACGCGGTGAAAGCCGCTGTTGCAGATCTGACGGACGGAAACGTTCTCCTCCTTGAGAATGTTCGTTTTTATGCTGGTGAGGAGAAAAACAATCCCGATCTCGCCAAAGCTTTCGCCGAACTCGGCGACGTCTTTGTGGGCGATGCATTTGGTACGGCCCACCGTGCACACGCGTCGACTGCGGGTGTAGCAGAATACTTGCCCAGTGTTGCTGGATTTCTCATGCAAAAGGAAGTTGGCGTCATGGGTGAGGCACTGGCGAACCCAGCACGTCCGTTTGTGGCTATCATCGGTGGCGCAAAAGTATCTGATAAGATTTCCGTAATCGAAAACCTTCTCCCCAAAGTCGATGCGTTGCTCATCGGCGGCGGCATGGCGAATACGTTTCTGGCCGTTCAGGGCTACGACATGGCAAAATCGCTCGTCGAGGCAGACGCCAAGGAAACAGCGGAGAAGCTTTTGCAACTTGCGAAACAGCACAACAGCAGACTCTTGCTGCCAACGGACGTTGTCGCAGCCAAGGCCTTTGCAGCCGATGCTGAACACGCGGTTCGCAAGGCAAGCGAGTTAGAAGCGGATGAAATGGCCCTGGACATCGGACCAGCGACAATTCAAACCTTTGAGTCCGAGATTCTCGGTGCGAAGACCGTTCTCTGGAACGGACCGATGGGCGTGTTTGAAATGCCAGCGTTCGCGAAAGGCACGTTTGCCATTGCCGACGCCATGGCCAAGGTGAACGCAACGACCATTGTCGGGGGTGGAGATTCCGTCGCGGCAGTGGAGCAAGCTGGTGTCGCGGACAAAATGTCGCACGTGTCAACGGGTGGCGGTGCTTCGCTTGAGTTCCTAGAAGGCAAAACATTGCCAGGTGTCGCAGCACTCGAAGACAAGTAG
- a CDS encoding pyrroline-5-carboxylate reductase dimerization domain-containing protein — translation MTKAKTLRRWRPLQIGIIGTGHMGGMLARAFAQTATDDIYIYNRSRPKADAVAASFPNIIVCDDWRSLIARANTAFLCTKAADGINLATQMAPYLNSEHMLVTTISTIDLDRWRDLTPATPVKLIPSLTQTANKGVMLLSYPRHMPVELQQQLESRLSQIGKPFTIDEGQVRVCSDLASCGPAFLATICRAWSQAAAQTASVDRATAEQLIREMLIGLAALLESGMQFEDVIEQISIPGGVTECGIRSMEDLPQNLFARVHAETARHATRGHRPPIGDSVVSPRQ, via the coding sequence ATGACAAAAGCAAAGACTTTACGGAGGTGGCGTCCCTTGCAAATCGGAATTATAGGAACGGGCCATATGGGGGGCATGTTGGCGCGTGCCTTTGCCCAAACGGCGACGGACGATATATACATCTATAATCGATCACGCCCGAAAGCAGACGCCGTCGCCGCCAGTTTCCCCAATATTATCGTCTGCGATGACTGGCGCTCCCTCATTGCTCGCGCGAATACAGCGTTCCTGTGCACCAAAGCCGCTGATGGCATCAATTTAGCGACACAAATGGCACCGTATCTCAATTCTGAACACATGCTGGTGACCACCATCAGTACCATTGATTTAGACAGATGGCGTGATCTGACTCCAGCGACGCCAGTCAAACTGATTCCAAGTCTCACTCAAACCGCCAATAAGGGCGTGATGTTACTCTCCTACCCACGTCACATGCCGGTGGAACTTCAACAGCAACTGGAATCCCGACTATCACAGATCGGTAAACCATTTACTATTGACGAGGGGCAAGTTCGGGTCTGCTCTGATCTGGCCAGTTGTGGACCGGCATTCCTCGCCACCATCTGCCGAGCCTGGTCACAGGCGGCAGCGCAAACAGCCAGCGTTGATAGAGCCACGGCTGAGCAGCTTATCAGAGAAATGCTGATCGGTTTGGCCGCACTGTTAGAGTCAGGTATGCAGTTCGAGGACGTGATCGAACAAATCTCTATCCCAGGCGGCGTAACTGAATGCGGAATTCGGAGCATGGAAGACTTGCCCCAGAACCTATTCGCCCGTGTTCACGCTGAGACTGCACGGCATGCGACGCGCGGACACCGTCCTCCAATTGGTGATAGTGTTGTATCTCCACGTCAGTAA
- a CDS encoding ATP-binding protein, translating into MSIATQASNTTLSTSQHSLLFPQHVDDRRCPSNIKQPVRNLKERLDDCSEICGIARNFFSDFPGTSPFAALILDTDNVILETLTPHGGLSGSIGSQIRPGFIFEPAYDLAVVPFLDQADVPVEVGVHGLSKDWHAAMIGMKHPTIPSRDAKIVLVAKEPVSASTVVQVTATSAHAIVQLWLTSNRQQEAHREAEHIKALRKLEEKLQEFEKTSSLASLSAGIAHEIRNPLTTARGFLQLFEQRCEPADRDFVELTIRELDRIQLLLEDFMGMSRPDNESLTQVDVRDLTSSVYQFLRPEASLCGVELAYDVPADPVHAVLQSSRIKQVLMNLMQNAVHACDKFGRVILRLEDYEDHIVITISDNGCGIADLHQLFHPFHTTKKAGTGLGMFVSKHIIEEHRGHIQVDSVLNEGTTVSVYLPRLSG; encoded by the coding sequence TTGAGTATTGCTACCCAGGCATCCAATACGACCCTGTCGACAAGCCAACACAGTCTACTTTTTCCTCAACATGTCGATGACCGTCGTTGCCCGTCAAATATCAAGCAACCTGTGCGAAACTTGAAGGAACGTCTCGATGACTGTTCGGAAATCTGCGGCATCGCACGGAACTTTTTCTCCGACTTCCCTGGGACAAGTCCATTCGCTGCCCTGATTCTGGATACGGATAACGTGATCCTAGAGACGCTTACCCCTCACGGGGGTCTCAGCGGTTCCATCGGTTCCCAAATCCGGCCAGGTTTTATTTTCGAGCCAGCGTACGACCTTGCAGTGGTCCCGTTCTTAGACCAAGCTGACGTCCCAGTTGAAGTCGGCGTTCACGGCTTAAGCAAGGATTGGCACGCTGCGATGATCGGCATGAAGCACCCGACCATTCCGAGTCGCGACGCAAAAATTGTTCTTGTCGCCAAAGAACCCGTATCGGCCTCAACTGTGGTCCAGGTGACGGCGACAAGTGCACACGCGATTGTCCAGCTGTGGCTGACGTCAAATCGCCAGCAAGAGGCACACCGCGAAGCAGAGCATATCAAAGCACTCCGGAAGCTCGAGGAGAAGTTGCAGGAGTTCGAGAAGACTTCTTCCCTCGCATCCTTAAGTGCCGGTATTGCCCACGAAATTCGCAATCCACTCACAACGGCTCGCGGCTTTCTGCAATTGTTTGAGCAGCGTTGTGAGCCGGCGGATCGAGATTTCGTCGAGTTGACTATCCGCGAGCTGGATCGCATCCAACTGTTATTGGAAGACTTCATGGGGATGTCTCGCCCTGATAACGAGTCCCTAACTCAGGTTGATGTGCGAGACTTAACCTCTTCCGTCTACCAATTTCTGCGACCAGAAGCAAGCCTTTGCGGTGTGGAACTGGCCTACGATGTTCCAGCCGATCCCGTTCACGCCGTCCTACAGTCCAGTCGGATCAAACAGGTCCTCATGAACTTGATGCAAAATGCCGTTCACGCATGCGATAAATTCGGCCGTGTCATCCTTCGTCTCGAAGATTACGAGGATCACATTGTCATCACGATTTCTGACAACGGATGCGGAATCGCCGATCTGCATCAGCTATTCCACCCCTTCCACACCACGAAAAAGGCCGGCACAGGGCTCGGCATGTTCGTCAGCAAGCATATCATCGAAGAACACCGAGGTCACATCCAAGTGGACTCCGTGCTGAACGAAGGCACAACGGTCTCCGTTTATTTGCCTCGGTTGAGCGGGTGA